Proteins encoded in a region of the Bacillus thermozeamaize genome:
- the mtnA gene encoding S-methyl-5-thioribose-1-phosphate isomerase (isomerizes methylthioribose-1-phosphate into methylthioribulose-1-phosphate; involved in methionine salvage pathway) yields MSGGLIKSVEFQDDSLILLDQTSLPEETVFLRLSTSQEVWHAIRSLKVRGAPAIGISAAYGLFLGVRQAEEGDVDAFFDLLDEQVTFLSSARPTAINLFWALERLKRRAEQERRQGADVAGIKQALLEEARLIQQEDEQVCRQIGEHALTLFSDGMGILTHCNPGSLATARYGTATAPFYLAKERGWNLKVYAGETRPVLQGSRLTAWELQQAGIDVTLICDNMAAAVMANGWVQAVIVGTDRVAANGDVANKIGTYGLAVLAKAHQIPFYVAAPLSSIDLNTPAGAEIPIEERPAEEVTHGFGKRTAPEGVRVYNPAFDVTPHSLITAIVTEKGIIRPDPKEGYSKSLRRLFENESRF; encoded by the coding sequence ATGAGCGGGGGCTTGATCAAATCGGTGGAATTTCAAGACGACAGCCTCATTTTGCTGGATCAGACCAGTCTGCCGGAAGAAACCGTTTTTCTGCGGTTGTCCACCAGCCAGGAGGTGTGGCACGCCATCAGGTCGCTAAAGGTTCGCGGCGCCCCTGCCATCGGCATCAGCGCGGCGTACGGGCTTTTCCTGGGCGTGCGGCAGGCGGAAGAAGGAGATGTGGACGCTTTTTTTGACCTGCTGGACGAACAGGTGACATTCCTGTCTTCGGCGCGTCCGACGGCCATCAATCTTTTTTGGGCGCTGGAACGGCTGAAGCGGCGGGCGGAGCAGGAGCGGCGCCAGGGGGCCGACGTGGCCGGGATCAAGCAGGCGCTGCTGGAGGAGGCCCGGCTTATCCAACAGGAGGATGAACAGGTATGCCGCCAAATCGGTGAACATGCGCTGACCCTGTTTTCCGACGGGATGGGGATTCTGACCCATTGCAATCCGGGGAGCCTGGCCACCGCCCGGTACGGAACGGCCACCGCGCCCTTTTATCTGGCGAAGGAACGGGGATGGAACCTGAAAGTGTACGCCGGTGAAACGCGCCCTGTTTTGCAAGGCTCCCGCCTGACAGCCTGGGAACTGCAACAGGCGGGCATCGACGTGACGCTGATTTGCGACAACATGGCGGCGGCCGTGATGGCCAACGGCTGGGTACAGGCGGTGATTGTGGGAACGGACCGGGTCGCCGCCAACGGCGATGTCGCCAACAAAATCGGCACCTACGGCCTCGCCGTGCTGGCCAAGGCGCACCAGATTCCCTTTTACGTCGCCGCGCCACTGTCGTCCATCGATTTGAACACTCCTGCAGGGGCGGAAATTCCCATCGAAGAACGGCCGGCCGAGGAAGTAACCCATGGATTCGGCAAACGGACGGCGCCGGAAGGCGTCCGCGTGTACAATCCGGCTTTTGATGTCACGCCTCATTCGCTGATTACGGCTATTGTGACGGAAAAAGGAATCATCCGCCCGGATCCAAAGGAAGGCTACAGCAAGAGCCTTCGCAGGCTGTTTGAAAACGAATCGCGTTTTTGA
- a CDS encoding S-methyl-5-thioribose kinase, with amino-acid sequence MGRYRALTEAEAVEYVRKIPGLFTEGARLVSKEIGDGNLNLVFRIQEEGPSGKSVIIKQALPYARVVGESWPLTLDRARIESEAIRLEDQLCPGSVPKIYHYDQDLALTVMEDLSSYQVLRKGLIERRRYPHFARHIGRFLARTLFLTSDLALDPQEKKRRVAKFINPELCKITEDLVFTDPYYDAPTNSFNPLLRETIQAIWQNDALKLEVAKLKEKFLTQAQALIHGDLHTGSIMVTEEDTRVIDAEFAFYGPMGFDVGAVIANLLLNYAAQEVRIEDAGERERNQQYLLDTIEELWHVFAQEFKALWEKEGKEHFAAVPGYVDDYLLRVLQDAAGFAGCKMIRRVIGLAPVADLETIEDDFQRARAERLALAIGQALILERAKVQEIGDLISRVLSAKAQELVK; translated from the coding sequence ATGGGCCGTTATCGCGCTTTAACGGAAGCGGAAGCGGTGGAATACGTCCGCAAAATTCCTGGTTTGTTTACGGAAGGCGCCCGGCTTGTCAGCAAAGAAATCGGGGACGGCAATCTCAATCTCGTATTTCGCATTCAGGAGGAAGGACCATCCGGAAAAAGCGTCATCATCAAACAGGCGTTGCCTTACGCCCGGGTGGTCGGCGAGTCGTGGCCGCTGACGCTGGATCGTGCCCGGATTGAGAGTGAGGCCATTCGCCTGGAGGACCAATTGTGCCCCGGTTCGGTGCCGAAAATTTACCATTACGATCAGGATTTGGCGTTGACGGTGATGGAGGATTTGTCCTCGTACCAGGTGTTGCGCAAAGGCTTGATCGAACGCCGGCGGTACCCGCATTTTGCCCGCCACATCGGCAGGTTTTTGGCGAGAACGCTTTTCCTGACATCGGATTTGGCTCTGGATCCGCAGGAGAAAAAACGAAGGGTGGCCAAGTTTATCAATCCGGAGCTGTGCAAGATCACCGAGGATCTGGTGTTTACCGATCCGTATTACGATGCGCCCACCAACAGCTTCAACCCGCTGCTGAGAGAAACGATCCAGGCGATTTGGCAAAACGACGCGTTGAAGCTGGAAGTGGCCAAGCTGAAAGAAAAATTCCTGACCCAGGCGCAGGCGCTGATCCATGGCGATTTGCACACCGGCAGCATCATGGTGACCGAAGAGGATACGCGGGTGATCGATGCGGAGTTTGCTTTTTACGGTCCGATGGGCTTTGATGTCGGCGCGGTGATCGCCAATCTGCTGCTCAACTATGCGGCGCAGGAAGTGCGCATCGAGGATGCCGGGGAACGGGAGAGGAACCAGCAGTACTTGCTGGATACCATTGAGGAACTTTGGCACGTATTTGCTCAGGAATTTAAAGCGTTGTGGGAAAAAGAGGGCAAAGAGCATTTTGCTGCGGTTCCAGGCTATGTGGATGATTACTTGTTGCGGGTTTTGCAAGATGCCGCCGGGTTTGCCGGTTGCAAGATGATCCGCCGGGTGATCGGCCTGGCGCCCGTGGCGGATTTGGAGACGATTGAGGACGATTTCCAGCGGGCAAGGGCGGAAAGGCTGGCGCTGGCCATCGGGCAAGCGCTGATTTTGGAACGGGCCAAGGTGCAAGAAATCGGCGATCTGATTTCGCGAGTGCTTTCGGCGAAAGCGCAGGAGCTGGTGAAATGA
- a CDS encoding LL-diaminopimelate aminotransferase (produces methionine from 2-keto-4-methylthiobutyrate and glutamine in vitro; mutations do not affect methionine salvage in vivo however), producing the protein MRRYSRFPIEPSEQIKRLPEQFFSNLYAKVDKHAAQGDLINLATGSPDLPTPSHIVRALQQAAEKPVYHRYSPFTGFRHLKEAICQWYKTEQGVDLDPETEVAILFGTKTGLVEISQTLLNPGDIALVPDPGYPDYWSGIAIAGAEMVPMPLLRANDFLPDFSAIPPHALKRAKLMFLNYPGNPTGAFAPADFFDEAIRFASEHRIVIAHDFAYGAIGFDGKKPLSFLTRPGAKETGVEFYTLSKTYNMAGWRVGFALGNRDVIRLINLLQDHYFVSLFGAIQEAAVAALTSSQECVRRLVAVYESRRNALFEELAKIGWHALKPAGSFFAWLPVPEGFTSEQWTGLLVEQAHVLVAPGIGFGRHGEGYVRVSLLASEDRIREAVARIGALSLF; encoded by the coding sequence ATGCGTCGATACAGCCGGTTTCCCATCGAACCTTCGGAACAAATCAAGCGGCTTCCTGAGCAGTTTTTTTCCAACTTGTACGCCAAAGTCGACAAGCATGCCGCCCAGGGGGATCTCATCAATCTGGCGACGGGCAGCCCGGATCTCCCGACGCCTTCCCATATCGTCCGGGCCCTGCAGCAAGCGGCAGAGAAGCCGGTCTATCACCGCTATTCCCCTTTTACCGGATTCCGTCATCTGAAAGAGGCGATTTGCCAATGGTACAAAACGGAACAGGGAGTGGATCTGGATCCGGAGACGGAAGTAGCCATTCTTTTTGGGACGAAGACGGGACTGGTGGAAATATCGCAAACGCTGTTGAATCCTGGAGATATCGCCCTCGTCCCCGATCCGGGGTATCCCGACTACTGGTCGGGAATCGCCATCGCCGGCGCCGAAATGGTGCCGATGCCGCTGCTGCGGGCAAACGATTTTCTGCCTGATTTCTCCGCCATTCCGCCTCATGCGCTGAAAAGGGCCAAACTGATGTTTCTCAATTATCCCGGAAACCCGACGGGCGCTTTCGCGCCGGCGGATTTTTTTGACGAGGCCATTCGCTTTGCTTCCGAACACCGGATTGTCATCGCCCACGATTTCGCCTATGGGGCCATCGGTTTTGACGGGAAAAAACCGCTCAGCTTCCTCACCAGACCGGGAGCCAAGGAAACGGGGGTTGAATTTTATACCTTGTCCAAAACGTACAACATGGCCGGATGGCGGGTCGGTTTCGCCTTGGGAAACCGGGATGTGATCCGTCTCATCAACTTGCTTCAGGATCACTACTTCGTCAGTCTCTTTGGCGCCATTCAAGAAGCCGCCGTCGCCGCCCTGACCTCCTCCCAGGAGTGCGTGCGGCGGCTGGTGGCCGTTTACGAATCCCGCCGGAATGCCCTGTTTGAGGAATTGGCCAAGATCGGCTGGCATGCGCTGAAACCTGCCGGTTCCTTTTTCGCCTGGCTGCCTGTGCCTGAAGGGTTCACTTCGGAACAATGGACCGGTCTGTTGGTCGAACAGGCGCACGTTCTCGTCGCTCCGGGCATCGGCTTTGGCAGGCACGGCGAAGGTTACGTGCGGGTGAGCCTGCTGGCGTCTGAAGACAGGATACGGGAAGCGGTGGCCCGCATCGGGGCATTGTCGCTTTTTTGA